The sequence below is a genomic window from Mytilus edulis chromosome 2, xbMytEdul2.2, whole genome shotgun sequence.
agacctggatgcttcatactttgtatatagatgcctcatgttacgaactttctgtAAGTCACATGTCCAacgtccttgacctcattttcatggttcattgactacttgaaaaaaaagttaagattttttgtaatgttaaattctctcttattaaaagtaataggataactatatttagtacgtgcgtaccttgcaaggtcctcatgcccgtcagacagttttcacttgacctcgacctcatttcatggatcagtgaacaaggttaagttttggtggtcaagtccagatctcagatactacaatcaataggtctagtatattttcatggttcagtggtcaaagttaagtttttgagttttgatcaatttttctaatactatatgcaataggtcaactatatttggtttagtgtatggaaatattttatgatctatatgtcagtcgtgcaggttttatttgatcttgacctcattttcacggttcatcgctaagtgttaagtatttgtgttttggtctgtttttttaatttataaacaaaaggtcaacTAAAtctgttgtatggaagaattgttagctgtacatgtctgtctggtatggttaatctgaccttcacctcatttttatggttcattgatcaatgttgagttttcttggttaatgtagagtttatgtgatagttgttataaagctttatatttaggactatcaacataatatcaatgattagtaaaggcgagacatttcagtgtgtgcgcTCTtgtcttggttaatgttaagtttatgtgacagttgtaataaagctttatatttaggattatcaatataatatcaatgattagtaaagaaggtgaaACATTTCATCGTGTGCACTCTTATTTTTTTTGGGTAAAATTTTCGTGGATTGTCATGGAAacttgatttcatgtttttttcttatttctgtaaACAAGcctatataaataatttatttgtggAAAATTCATATTTATGGTTCACCTGTACCTTTGAAAATTGGTAAGCaacaaatgataatgaatccGCAGTATATTTACCCTTGCCAGGTAAAACCAGACTGAAAATTGGTTATTTCTGCAACACACAGAATTTGGAGCAAGAGTAGAGACAGGTAAGCTTTAGGTCTAAATGTGTATGGGAAGTGTGGCATGTGTTCCTGCAGACTGTTTCTGGTCATGAGAGGATTGAatattcaaaaacatgttttaaaccaCCATTGTTTAATGTGGCTGTTCCAAACCAGGAAATCAATAAAGGGATGCAAACCACATTGCTATTTTTCAAAATAACCTGGTGAATATGTATCCCATCTATAAATTAACACTATATACTCTTTGTTGAAACAATAATGTATGTGTCATCATGCTGAACACATCCCTACTTGTTTCTTAAAGTCTCATTTATAAGAGGTAGATATCTTACAGATCTGAAAAAGCCTTCACCATATAACTTATCTTTGTCCAGCTGCCGACTAGGTTTAATGTCATTCTATTAAATAGTTCCTAAGAAAACagttacagaaatatttgttgaACAGACAAAACAAGGTGAATGCAATTATGTACAATTATACCTGACAAAACTTGCTATTGATCCCTGCTATAGCACAATACCTGAAAATAACACTAGTTGAAGGGCAGCAACTATTCAACTGATTCAAGGTTCAAGTCACAAAGTGTTATGCATTACTTCCTATTACAAGAGTGCACCTGCTGAAATGTCTTGCTTACTTTTCTAATCATTGACTatgtcctaaatataaagctttattacaactatcacttaaacttaacatgatccaagaaaataaGGCCACAGCCAGATAAACCAAACGAGAAATATGTGTACACCTTACattcattcaatacaccaaatatagttgacctattgcgaAACATTGCTTTAAGTTTCtgagaaacagacttaaccaagaaaactgaATATTGActaatgatccatgaaaatgaggtcaaggtcagatgaacaacgccagacagacatgtacaccttacaatcaatatatgcatttaatatagttgacttattgcttatagtatctaagaaacaaacttaaccatgaaaactcaAATTTAACCAATGGACCATAAAATGAGGTCAGATGATACCTTCCGGACAGACATATACACCATACAATCATTCTATActccaaatatagttgacccattgcaTATAGTATAGTCTTTAAAAAAAGACTAAAATTCTAAAACTTAACTTTTACCACTGAagcatgaaaataaggtcaaggtcagatgacaccggtcagttggacatgtacaccttacagtcctttcatacatcaaatacaaaagacctattgcttgtagtatttGATATATGGACTttaccaccaaaacttaaccttgttcactgattcatAAAATGAGCTGAGGTCGAATGAAAACCCTCTAGTGGGCATGAGTAtattgcaaggtatgcacatacttAAAAAAGTTATCCTATTAATCatactgtgaattcagaaattatcatgtgtatttattattgtgattttgtcattttagacaaaaacatGATCtttatttttgcgatattgagaaaagtTGTGTTTAAttcagacaatttttttaaaaattattgagattataaccctgtcacatttttcgcaataataaaaacatcgcaataatttctgaattgacattaaaataagaaagaaataaacattgcaaaaaatctgaactttttctTCAAGTGGTCACTTAaccataaaaatgaaaacaagggccatggacatatgacagacgggaactttgtaacataaggcatctatatactaagtatgaagcatcaaggttTTCCGCcttctaaattataaatttttaaaaagtgaacCAACGCAGctgctggatcactatccctatgttgagctttctggggcagaagttgcaggcttgacaaaaatgcTCCTTGTATTGTTCAACCTGGTATCTTTAGGTTAAAAATGTGTTGTAAATTCTAAACCATCTGAACTGATTACAAAAAAcagatttatttcataaaaacaagAGTACATATCTAATGTTTACAAATGTCAATACAGTCATGAAAGTATGAAAGGGAAAAAAGTTTCAAGTAGAGGATTGTATTCAACTTTCACATTCATTGCCTACTGATCAAGTTCTCTCTGAATCTTTCAGAACTTCAAACATTTCTTCAAATGGTTTCGTTCCTTCCATCTTTTTTTACAACAATACATAAGGgttaattaatttacattttttatcaagGACTTCAAAATATTCATTAGTAAATCATGATTGCAAATCAACCCAATTTTACTTTCataattaaaaaatgcatttaaaaaataaaaattgattgcGACTGACATAATACCCCAATCTCATCGAAGTTTGATACAAGGTTTGTCTGTTATCAACACTACTATTGTATGCAGGCCATAAAACATGTAGATtttagtaaaattaaatatttattatctcGATGCAAGTCTTTGCTTAAATCTTTTTCTCATTGCAACAACAAAGGATCGTAAGTTATTTGTCTGGTTTAATTTGTCCACAAGTTGATCTAAATCTGGCACTGATGGTTCACAAtctgaaactataaaaaataaatcagttAGTAATGCATCTTGTCAATGATAGAAAACATATTTAGTAGTAAGGAACATAATAACATACAAGAACTGAATTAAGTATTTTGTCCCTAACTATAACTAAAAATGATgacatgaaaatgaaatattaatatgTGTCCTTTTGGGTGCCTTGAAgttgaaaatgttaaaattgcTCTCCCATTCCGATGTTCAtgtattatgatttaatttatatGGAAGTTTTAAATCAACTTTATCATATCTAGATCAAGTTCAAAATCCAGTGTTAATAAAAAATTTAGGCTGAACTAAATGCTGCTGACGATGATAAAATCTAGAATTGATATGTCttgatttaacattacaacataaatcTTGCAGGCTGACAAAAACATTAACTACTTACCTATATATTTCCTGTCTTCCTGAGACAGTTTTGTGAAGAAGTAACAAGTTAAGTCAGGATTTTTTCTGTCAAGTGAGCTAAATATAAACTGTATTCTTCCacctataaaaaaatatactgatgTATTTTCCTTAAAGAATTAAACACAATCTAACGGTTATtacggcgttttgcatttgcgccgatctgcatttcatttgcgccgattttttctttcatttgcgccgattttttttttcatttgcgccgattttttttacaggtaaattacaggtgaatatgtataagaagatgtggtatgagtgccaataagagaactctccatccaagtcatgttatttttcatttgtcattatagacctcttccgttagccacttgtacaaatttaatgaattatcaatcataacatgtatataactgttgtcccctgctcacCACGGGGAAGTGGAATGAGGCCTACCAGACTTTTTCCTTGCCCGTACCCGTAGTTCTTTAGCCTCTGTCTTTCGGACATCTGCCACACGGTTATGCTCGTTCTGTGTTTTGACAATAGAATCCGTGGTGACTCTGGTTTAACATGATTTTATGGTACATTAGTAAGATATGTTTTTTATGTTTCACCTTCTGATATGTATGGCCCTCGATGATTAAAGAATTGACTCCTCGGCTCGTTTCAGTGTGCAATATGTCCATCAAAgttccagaacaatatgaatcaaaattaacacataaatgaacaaaatttataaccagattttaccaatggtatagtacagtacatgtacaattattaacttacctgtaaatctaattaggagcaaatataaaatcggcgcaaatgaaaaaatgaaatcggcgcaaatgaaagaatgaatattttcaaaatcggcgcaaatgtcatacgcccggtTATTATGTACACattcatataatatatcaaaatatatggCTATTAATTTATTAGTTCCTTTTTGACATTTATacatacatggctttcaaaattCAGGTTTCAGcattcctgataaaggtaaacATAGCAATATGCTTTGGAAgcacaaaatttatgaaaatgacaaaataattcatgCAATGCATTCCTAGTGTTATTTTTATACAGTTATAGTTGTTCTTGGAAAttgcttttgaaattttggaatcctctggttttataaATGTAGTGCTACTAAAAATTTTGCCTATCAACCCTTAATTTAATTATATACAGCATAAGAggcaatttttaaaaattttatcaaatccTTATTATTTCTATATAGTTATGGAAGccatgttaaatgtatgaaatatttagaGGACAACATTTCAAATTCTGGACAACTCATCAATGGCTTAAATCTCACAAAACAGGaattcagacattttttttttttgtctactcAGTTCTGTTATTAATGTAATTTCAATTTATAGCAGTATTTTAAACCGAGCAGCCAACATGCTTAATAAGTTATAATagattattttcatattaccAACTTTTGTCTAAGTAGTATGTACTTTTCGAGAGCTTACCTACTCTATGGTTAACATTCTGGTGATCAAGATCAAGTAAGagcaaaattaaactgttttatgATGATTTTGTTGTGTATAGAAAACAttaatcagtttattttttacctccaaattgcaccgattgtaaacaagatataatttattttacttGCTCTTGCTTGACTGAGTACCAGAATGTCATACCCAGTGAGAAggtgacatgttgaaaaattatataagcCAGAGTCAAAAGCTGGTTATATGAAAAAAGCCTATTGCAAGCTCTCTACATGCTTATCCAGCCATATTGATTTTTCTTGTGTTCCTTGATACATgtgatatgtatattttttttaaaatataaagtttcttATGAAACCAACCTGGTGTCTTTTTCATCTGCATATCTAGGCTTTCTGTATAAATATCAGCCTGTGACTGTAAATCTGCATGTTCTTGGTCCAAGTCTGTTGATGTAGTTTTCAGAGCTGCAATACACATACATAGACATATTAGCAGAACACCAATGTAAGGTACTTATCTGTTACATTGTAGCTACATTTAACATTTTAGCAGTGTCCTCCCCagatattttatatagcatcctggtaaaaaaggaaatttgagaTATCATCTTGTTTCttaaaaattatagcatcacatccataacacaatctataaGAAAGTCaattcagatatatatatatagcatcataTCACCATGATGCTAAAAAAAGCCGTCGAGAACACTGTTTAGAGTGAACCTTAGTCAGAAATTTTAGCTTTCTAGTTTCAGTGAGATGTAATATGATGATCAATTTTGAAACAGTCCTTAGTTTGGCCTTAACAAAAAGGAACAAGTCTGCTATAAAAGGGGTGCAATTGGTTCTCAAAAGAATACCTACAACATGTAGATAAAATTTATTGCCGAAACTAGCAAAGATGTTGTCTAAAGAAAATTTACAGCTTAAATCCTTTATATCATTTGGCAAATTATTCCAAATGGCATCTCTACCTTCTTGGTTGTAATGAATGGTTTGTTGTGCTTGTTGTATTTCCATAGAAACTGTTTCGTTGTAATTTTCAACTTTAGCATTTTCTTTGCATAACTGTTCTAATTCTTGTTTAAGGAAGGCTAGCTTAACAGTTTTCTCTTGTAGTGCTGAAATAAAAATCATCTTAAAATAACTATTGTGTATTGTCAATCAAAAACAAGACAAGAAAATATGATATGTTAGGTTCATATTAACACTCATTTAAGGTactactttttacaaattgtgacatggtACATGCATATGGGATCCTGATTACAAGTTCAaccagccacattctgtatgtatgtgcctgtcccaagtcaggagcctgtaattaagtggttgtcgtttgttgatgtgctacatatttgttttttgttaatttgttttacataaattaggccattagaattctcgcttgaattgttttacatttgtaatttttggccttttaaagatgactatgtagtatgggctttgctcattgttgaaggctgtacggtgacctatagtttttaatttttgtgtcatttggtctcttgtggagagttgtctcattggcaatcatacctcatcttctttttttatattgactaattagcactcattccacatcctatatttatataaacattatgATTATCTAAAACTCAACCATCTGAAGTAATAGGAACACAGTAGCTTATCTCTGTCTACAACTTTTTGACACAAGCAAGACAAAAAGCTGttttttacatattataaaatgctgttaattttttaaatatttatccaTATATAAAAATCATGAGATAACTTacctttttcatttaaacaaGTGTTTTTTCTCAGGTTTTCTATACTTTCTTGATGCTGTAGTAAAGTatctaaaattatataatattaattgatatacgtacatgtacataagtaaaatgtatatatgatataaaagGTGGTGACCGCAAATTCATCTCTTTAGAACCATATGCATTCTGAAaggatagaattgtaaaatactTTTGCgagatttaaaagttttatttggcAGGGAAAATACCAGAgccttatatattatattttattttgacattaaaaaagcaaaataagTAACTAAACCAATTTGGTGTGGCCACTTGGTGTGGCCTAATCATGCTAATTGATGAatcattttagaaaataaaatatgaaaaaaataaacaaaattcaatatttcaaaaatactAAACCTTGCATAAAGTTCTGTTTGCTTCAATatcttaaccctttcaccgattgctgcccagacagaagctactctgagacgatggcgtccctggctactattactctaGTTGGAaatattcataataaatgtcaataaaaacttgtttatagttatttgtgtatttattttattcactaAGACcctgttcacagttttgttcatgttttgacaattttttcttcataaaatatcaaaattttcaaattttcgtcaTTATcaaggtgaaattctcaaaattcgaCTCTTtcaccccaaatcgtaattttttaacccaaaacggcaaaattttgaaaaattttatgaggctgtacaaattcctcacactgatcGATGTCCATTCCaactgttttgtacataaaacgacattttatgtcaaaaaagtatactagtttggcttcaattcttccatattctttcaaaaaaaatgttccctcatttcaaattctcgcaaattccgtaaatttcctctgattttgacacggttttcaacaaacggaaccggcatgtttacactttcatccgggttatccatcaaagaaagataacccaCGTTTGCACTGTTtgagcgggaaacataaaagaggtattccgatcccggtaaaacgggactcatcgtcagctgtctgaagcgtgaatcccggtaaaccgggactcgtCGGCGAAAGGGTTAATGAGTTGACTATCATgtctatcaaatataaaaataagatttgcatggaatgattgccaatggcAATGAGACAACATTCCACTAAAACCAAAGGACAAAGATGTTAATATAAGTTTAACCACTATATTTTGTGCAGTTTGCTCTGTGAAGTTTTGCCTGTCGGCTCCTCAACTGCTCATAATGATCTATTGTCCAGTCTTTGACAAACTTCTCCCTAGTCTGAGCCAAATTTGTCTTCAAAGAATTCAGTTCTTCTGCAAGTGACATTGTTCAAGTTCTGAAAAAGTAGATCgaattgttgaaataaaaaaagatagaagCAAACTATAATATTAAATTACTGAAATCATGTTTTGTGTGCCTGATAGTGATATAAATGTACATATACTTTGAGTATTTACAAATACTACTGATGCAGTTAACTTAAAACGTGCACTTTTGTAATTTCATGCCataaattgaaatagaaaacTGGGATTTTCCTGAACACAGGGACTATACCAAACTTTTCCTGACTTGTGTCAACCTGTTGACGTTAAATAGTTATCATGATTGTATTATTTTATGCAAGTAGCGTCTGTATATGGAATATATAATTCACAATTGATACCATATTCCTGGGCttgtatacaccttatcgctatttgtccgccattactggatatcacacaggttacctaaaattttgacgtcataaaacaaaatatctgacgccacaatgtaaaagtgattgttgtatgacgtcaaatgGCTGggtcatgatttccttgatagagggttgctgctataAACTAGGAAGTTTtaaaaccaagagtttcaaatggtgaagttgaaatcatcctgaagaaaattttacggacaccatcactaGTAGGTTGACTGTTATAaatggaataaccgtttaacaGGTGtctgagtagtccaaataattatgacgtctggcaacgGTACCTCGAATGAacgaataacactgttattatccgaataacacatgtaatgaccgaataactcttcaaatatcaatattaacacatttgagtgacttttaaagatatattattgaataaaattataaaagaagtgtattttataacctaaaaatgatttaaaagttgcaggtaagttaatattgatcattataaatTTATGGATATCGGTGTGTACTTCCAAGATGGCGACCAAGGAAATCGTATtgaatgaataaaagaaagataGCATATGCCTTCAAAGGAAAACGCTATGAAAATATAGTATTAAATAATTTACTGTATATACAGAGAATTGTCTAagagagggaagaaagataccaaagggacagtcaaactcataaatctaataattgtttttcagAAAGGATTTGAAACTTTAATCAGTACATCAAAGCAATGCAATTACTCCAATCACTAATTACTTTTCATAACAATTTACtcaacattaaataaaatgtaattaagaaTTTTCACGTTGAATGCACCATTCAATGCAGTTGTTGTGATCGTTGGGTTCACAGTGCTTGTGAACCAATGGATGATGCATTGTTATTGGCCTGGTCAGATGTGTCTCTAAAGTTCCTGTGTAAGGACTGCTGCTTTACAGACAACAAGTATGACCTGGCCAAGGCCCTAGAAaggtaagtatttttttaagtatatttCAGACATACCGTTTATTATAAGGTATACAAATGTGAAATTGggtttttatattattaatagaGAACAAAACATGGTACtagaagaataaaataaaatatttaatttcaaagaagACAATCTTTCACTTAGTTTATAATATTTCATGTAATactaaaaaatcagaaataaaagtaataaaaggAAACTCAATTAATATTCTTCTAAAATtagtatttacgttttttttattgctactttcctttattttcatacattgaaTAAGTTCCAATAGTGAAATGTTCAGTAcgaattatataatttaaaagtgaTAATGAGTTAATTAGTcccaataaacaaaataatcattaccTAACACTTCTGTTATATTGTTAATTTGATTGTTGTTTACTGACACGTGCCCATTACATAATTAACCATTAAGAGATAATGAAATGTTTTCAGGTTGAACTGGatgaatatatgttttatatatatacatagttaTATAGACTTGATGACTAGATTCTGTAATTTAAGCGAAGTTGAAACCGAAAAACATTTTCTAATGACATGTGACTTGTACAATGatttaagatttgaaattttttatgaagCTTCAAAACATATTGctaactttcaaaatattagtATGGAcgaaaaatttattgaaattatgaaTTGTGATACGATCCAACAACTATTATGCAAACAACTGCATAAATTTTTCACTCGAAGAAAACTGTATCTAGATAGTTGATCTAAAACTTTTGTAAACAACCTTTTATCAAAgaattaatatttaaaagtaaacagcATATTTTTATTAACTAATTTATCTTGTTTAGTATTTTAAATGACAAGTCTATAAATTTAATTATGGAAATGCTCTGTCAATCacatgatttttaatatttcttttctttttttctttttttttttaaacctgcaAATTTGCTTTTGTTAGCcagtattttaaaaagaatattaatgaaacatttcaatgcaatttttaaATGGTTATTTGCATACATGTTTAtaactttgtaatatatttttacagtgtctcataagtcaattTGTTTGGCTGGgtgttgattattttaaatattgtatatgttttacTGTATATTGTTCAGCTGTTAATCGAtacgtgacactttaataaaaaattaatttattattatattttttaacaattctaaataaagtattttcgcggactatgacagataagcccgtgccttgtgcaggatatttTAATAGTTATAAATTtgttacaataaattctaaataaagtattttcgcggactatgacagataagcccatgccttgtgcaggatatcttaatagttataatttgtttacaataaattctaaataaagtattttcgcggactatgacagataagcccgtgccttgtgcaggatatcttagtagttgtaattttatagttttaaagGGGCTTGGTTAACATccatttctaaattaaaaatataataatgtgataaagataatattttttttaataactaaaattaaaacaaaaattaatttaaacagtttactattccatattttatttt
It includes:
- the LOC139513372 gene encoding kinetochore protein Spc25-like, whose product is MSLAEELNSLKTNLAQTREKFVKDWTIDHYEQLRSRQAKLHRANCTKYSDTLLQHQESIENLRKNTCLNEKALQEKTVKLAFLKQELEQLCKENAKVENYNETVSMEIQQAQQTIHYNQEALKTTSTDLDQEHADLQSQADIYTESLDMQMKKTPGGRIQFIFSSLDRKNPDLTCYFFTKLSQEDRKYIVSDCEPSVPDLDQLVDKLNQTNNLRSFVVAMRKRFKQRLASR